One genomic region from Pecten maximus chromosome 5, xPecMax1.1, whole genome shotgun sequence encodes:
- the LOC117327085 gene encoding myophilin-like produces MPPKRDPELESQALDWVESNYGKPIDRKSGFENVLKDGIILCDMMNNLMPGCIKKIDRKGGGFALMQNLGRFQDAAKKYGVPAEEVFQTVDLWEKKNIPQVTLCIHAMARVAQTRDDYKGMMLGPKMAEKQEREFTEEQLREGRNVISLQYGSNEGASQAGLNMGKPRSIMD; encoded by the exons ATGCCGCCAAAG CGAGATCCCGAGTTGGAGTCACAAGCATTGGACTGGGTTGAGTCTAACTACGGTAAACCAATCGACAGGAAGAGTGGCTTCGAGAATGTCCTCAAAGACGGCATCATTCTTTGCGA CATGATGAATAATCTGATGCCCGGATGTATCAAGAAAATTGACCGAAAAGGAGGCGGCTTTGCTTTGATGCAGAACCTTGGACGTTTCCAGGATGCGGCCAAAAAGTACGGAGTACCAGCAGAGGAGGTGTTCCAGACTGTTGATCTGTGGGAGAAAAAGAATATTCCCCAAGTGACGCTTTGCATACACGCCATGGCAAGAGTG GCTCAGACGCGAGACGACTACAAGGGCATGATGCTTGGACCAAAAATGGCCGAGAAACAAGAACGTGAATTCACTGAAGAGCAACTGAGGGAAGGAAGAAATGTCATCAGTTTACAGTATGGTAGCAACGAGGGAGCTTCACAAGCAGGCCTCAACATGGGCAAACCTCGCTCTATCATGGATTAG